The following is a genomic window from Rhododendron vialii isolate Sample 1 chromosome 9a, ASM3025357v1.
TTATCGTTATTTTTCAATTCCTATTTCTCTTGCTTTAATTGGTCGGGTAGCAAAACAGGAATTTCAGAGGATAGGAGGGTTTTGCATATCTCTTAAATTGGTAGTTTCCCCACGACGGTGAGCGGGGAAGATGATCCGCGCCACAGCGGGAATAAATACAAATTTAAATTTGTAGGTTCACTCGACTAGTATTCGTGATTACtacaaatttaaataaatacttctTCTGTCATCATTCTTTCTTTGGTTCCAATTAGCACtttttttagataaaaaaaattgtcccaCTTCAAAATTAAATGGGTAATATATAATGAATTTTCTCTTTTCAGTATGGTACCCATAGGTACCAATAGCTCgactcaaaaaaaaatccaattcaTGCATGGTCTCTTGACCAATTTTCTTACACCTTTCGGCATGAACCGAAATTTGGAACTTACCTCGAAAGATTTTGCTGGCACGTTTGCAAAAATTTCCTAAGCTTGATACTACAGAGAGTGTcaacccacaaaattgaagaaaatacaCAACTTGGAAGCAAATGGTCGAATATTCGGAATCAAATCTTAtgtaatttaattttaaaattgaaacaaataaatgaaTGATTAAGTGTACAATTGtgtctttttttcctctcttttttcaccGCCTTTCTACATAGTTTGATCAAACTCATTAAACCAAAGTGGAACAAGTCAATGTAGTCGGATCAAACAAAGCGGGAACCAAATACTTCCTCCCATTAGCACCATTCGCGTTATAGCTAGCACCCGTGGTACGGTCCACCAAAAGGTCCCCTGCGTATCCAGGGAAAGCTCCTTTAGCGTACACCCCGGGACAACCCGATGCAGCCTCTAGCGGAGCATCGGCCGGACCCTGGTAGTAGCCATTTCCAAATGGGTTCGTAGCGGTCCCGGCCAATAGGCTAGCCAGGTTGATCACCATCCCATCCATACCCACATCTTGGTTGGGTGCGACCAAAGGTGGGTTCTGTGGTCCGTAAATAGGTTGGTGGTACGGCCAAGCGCATTGACCCGGGCACTGAGTCTCTGAGTTACCGACCCAAATATAAGCGAACTTGTAATTTTCCCCTTTTGCTTGGACATTACCCTTGGAAGACCCGTGCGTCCCGCACCGGCTCATACAGAACCCGTCCACGGTGACGTCGGCGGATGTCAGTACAACGTTGATTGCGTTCATCTGATCGCCCTTCGATGCCAACTGCACGATCTGTTTCTGCGTGAGGGATTTTCCCAGCGAGTAATTCTCGTCGAGTATTTGTTTGCCCAGGGACAAAGAAAGTGACGAGGGTTTTTTCGATTTGGCTAGTTTGTAGTATTTCTCGGTGGTTTTCCACCAGGCGGCGACCGATGGTTGGGTTTGAGGTGGGGGAGAAGACAGCGAGGTGACAAAGTCGGAGACTATGGCTCGTTGGGAAGGAGTGAATTTGCCGTACCAAATGAGGTTGACTGGCATTTTGCCGGAAAGAAGAGGGCCGTTGTGGTAATGCATTAGTGTATTGGGTTGATCTTGGACTAACTCGGTGAGTTTTCTGGCTGCGAGTGAGAGTTGGAAGAGAGAGATTAAGATTAGGAGTTGTGGAACGAAGTAAGCCATGTTTTGATCTTAAGGAGGAaatgggtagagagagagagagagaagggaaatgAGTAGAGCTCTGATCAGTTGGGTTCTGTTTAGTAGTAGTTTATGTTGGTGGTGTGGAATGGAGGCGTAGTAGCAGGCTATTTATACAGGGTTGGAATTGGTATGGATGTGCGTTATGTTTGAAGCTGCTGAGAAATGAGGCCAGAAACTTTACTATCCCTAGCTGTAAAATGGAGAGTAGCTGTaaaatggatggagagagagagagggagagagagagagcggtggTGTGGGACACTCACTGATACGCGTCTTCTTTAAAGCTGGAGCCTGGAAGGAAAGCTATCcactaggggtgtgcaaaaaaaccgaGCCCCGACTCGAAGGGTTTCGGGTGGGGCCAAACacgtggttcggtcgggtacggatattttctttcaaaaaaatcagtttccgGTTCGGGGCTCGGAGTgctgttttttttcttactcgacccgacccgaccaaacccgacaaaaaaggcaatgaattcatatagtttacttcggttttggtcggacccgacccgacccgacaaaaaaTCGGGCACCCGGACGGTTACCCCCactccttcggttcgggttcggggccgaacccgacccgtccaCACCCCTACTATCCACCCGGTTCATCTGAGaagtttggctaaataagctatttggccttttttttttttttattcaatttttttttgtatttgttagctttttgtcaatttttttggagattattgcttcttcatgacaagaggaatttaaaaagtaaaaaattactattgaaatctaattttttttgaataaaaacaaaaaaaattggcttatttgcttatttttatctttattcaaaaaaattaggtttcgatcgtaattttttattttttagattccttgcgtcatgacgaagcaataatccccaaaaaattgacgaaaaactaacaaatgcgaaaaaaattgaataaagacaaaaaaataaaccacttggcttatttagccgaacaacttACTTTTCTGTCTGTTCAACAAATTTCTCCAACCAAATTCCCGGGTAAGCTATCCACCGGACACTCTCTTAAGCTCCTACATTGGGagtttgggtgtgtgtgtttaaaaGGTTCACTGagcctctccctagtcagcaattgtctAAGTGAGTTGGTAAGTGAAATTACCTTCTTgactttcataaaaaaaaaaaacaaatttctccAACCAAACTCTCGGGTACCGACCCATGTCCTTTGCCGTTCTAATTtgtacggagtattttttttttttatccgcgtTCTAATTTGTTTGCTCATTATACAAATTGTTATACTTTTATTGATTCAAAATTTTGGTTCGAAAAGTGTTTGGTAGGTGTGTTTCCTTTAACTTAAAATTGAAGGGAgatttaaatattcatcatcAAACTCAATCCCACATAAGTATCTATCCTGGttattttgaacagttatgttttcatccttcaGATGGTGAATTATCTATCTTACCCTTTTTAATAAGATTTCATATGTACGTATATTGCCTTCCTAAATTAGGAGGATTCAATTATTTTCTAATTTAGTTTGATTCAAttatttcctaatttagtgggatgcAATCACAATAATTACGGGAGataattagaaaaaagaatttcaaattttatttttcacagATTTAAATTCGAAcctcaaaaacataaaatatttcATAACTCGGTCCAAGTATCCCACACATGGTAGATTTCATAATTCCACCATGAATCGATCTCTTAAACATGAAAGTTCAAAAACATGAAATCGATTTCACACACATGACGATTTCAACAAATGCACCTAAAATATATTTCGGGACATGGTTGATATACAAATAGATCATGTTTCTCATGGATTATTACAAATAGACCATGTTTCTCATGGATTATTACAAATAGACCATATTTCTCAtccattatttttttgcaaaattaccatgaaatatattttggaacatAGTGGATATTCATATCAACaatgtttttcatgtttttttttttgcaaatcgACCATGAAAATTGAGGCTTAATAAATACAACCATAATCTACCATGAAAATCATAAATTGGAACAAATCGACCAtattttttcatgaattttttttgcaaaattaccATGAAACACATATCGAAACAAATCAAGAATAGGGTTCATACATAAAATTCCAGACAATCATCACTACAAatcaaatagaaaatcaaaacccaaaaatctttGATCTATATaccagaacaaaacaaaaatgttagTATACGGAGAAAATCAAAACTAcaattttgttttcattgaTGTGCCCATTCGGTAGTCATTGtagtttaccaaacggccgtcaaattcaattatttattaactggactacaactaaagatttgcatagtatagtgaGGAAATCCGAGTCGATCCATAGGGAGCTCgaaaatagcttaatcggattgtaagttttatatggtggatttcgGCGTTTGAGACAACCAACTTGGTTTCGCTTTAAAAGGTGGAATTTTTTTGTAACAACTCCAAAAGCTCAAATCACCTGATGACTTGGCCATTTTAACCATTTCTTTCTAACAACTCCAAGCCAAGACGTAGACAATCTTAACCCGAAGTACTCAACGTTAAAAGCCGAGCATAATCATGGTTCAAGCTCGGAAATGACTTAATCTCGTTTAGAAGACATTTAACTCAAACGCCGGAAGCGTTAAAAGCCCCAAGCCCTGTGTGCAAAACAAAGGTTAAAACTTCGGGTAAAACTTCGGGCAACACACGGTCAAAAAAGGTATTAGCCCTTTGGTTTGGCCAAAGATTAGGGATTAAGCCCTTTCCTTACCAAAATCATGATCAAGTCATAGAAAAACCATTAAAACAACTAAGCCATGGGAAATATATCACCCCACGACCAAACCTAGGTGACTACTCATACATAGTAAAAGAGCAAGGCATAAAGCTAAAAAGAGACATGAgaattaaccgataaaaacggaaataaacttgattttatagaagatccaacaagtagctacaacattaacagacgagaaaataacatatgacaattaccttaaggagttcttgaaagaaatacactcaaaaacttgaaagactaacaatggagttcctagaaagcaaaagaaagacttaggcctaaaaaagactagaaatgaccATCCTTTCCATAATaggcatacaagcctatttatagggctcTAAAGTTAAGTTACCAAGGACCAAAAGTCCctcaaaatatctcaaaaatatTCTACAAGTGGAAATTtttcataaatggaaggttgaaaaagttataaaaatctgcagatttttccATGTAGTATCGGTACTAGAAATGcctcagtaccggtacaaggctTCAACGGGCTGGAAAAATTGATCTCTGGACACCCAGCACCGGTACTGGgagttggccagtaccggtacccgctTAACagatttttgggcaaatttcacagGCTCGctccagacactcccgaactcgaatttgggtgttctttggaccgttggaaagcttgtcgagtctactttctaacccaagtgattTGGATCAAAACAACTTTGTATCTAAAAAGTTATTACAATTCTACCCTcacttctccttcaattcccttgatcCTTGGGCCACCCGAGCAAcatccaaaccatctcttcatcATTCTTCGGGCGCCACAATGTGGTGGCACgtggccttgagtacttggtttCACCCGGAGCATTCATTGGCATTCAAACGCACCTTATTTATATGAATAACCcgaaaacactaaaaatacacCTTACATGCAATATCGCTATAAAAGTTAAATAAATGAAAGTTAAAACAATATAAAATGGggctagtcgcaccaaatatctacaatattagATGCTCATCATTCATTAAAAGCCACAAAGCCACAAATGTTTAATTtattgtttacacccattttaaaccaaaaatcagaaaatggaTTTATGGGCCTTGAAAATCAATCTACGGCCTTGAAAAAACCTTATAACCAGTTGCCTAAGAAATAGGGCTAGTTTGGAAGCCATTGATCGAATTAAGTCCTTCAAAGGATTGGGTCGAATTGAATTATCACAGAGTTAAGCTCAAGGCAGGCCAAAGACGTGGGTTGATCCCACTAGGCCCAAACACTTTATCCAGGCTTGAGCCAGTTTCTTAAGAAATAATATAGGTCTTCGAAATAGGtccaaatcagttaaagccCAAGTTTTCATTCCAAAATTGGGCTCATGAGGCTTACAAAGAAACGGAGGTCCATGATTCACCTTAAGTTCAGGCTCAATTGATAGATGGTCTTACTTTCTTAAAAATGTTACTTATGGTTTGTTAATTGGCTAGAAAAGGCCTCAAAGTTGCTCACGAGCAGCTCAatggcctagaatgttcttgcatTCCAGATCTGGACCAgctgcttacaagcagctcaatggcctagaatgttcttgcatTCTAGATCTGGACAAgctgcttacaagcagctcaaggcctgagTGGCCACCATCCTCCAGCATAGAGCAAGGCCAAGGACAGGTGACAtacatgcagcccttggagctgcTGGTCAATGACTCATACaaacctaagcaagctgctcataAGCAGCTCACTCAGGTCTGGTTGATCCTTTgtttcttgattcttcttccataAGGGATCAGACTTAGAGAATTTTGAGGGTCCACAAGAGATGCAAGGTCCAATATAATGGTGGGAAGGCCTGAAGGAGGTTCGGTCTTCAGCTTTGGTGGGCCCAAAAGGTGCCCATTCAGGCAATAGCTTGAGTGTTGAAGCAACTCAAAGAGGCCTGGATTCTGGCAGAGCCGAAATTCCTTTTGCCCTTTTGCAAATTTTTATGCAAGCAAGAAGGATTTTCCAGGCCTTGGCCACTTCTCTTGGAGTAAAAGGCACGTTTTGGTTAAAAGAAAAGcctctcattggagcatttcgaaGAAGCTCAAGAGGGCCACATGGCGGCCATGCATTgaagcattttgaagcagctgaAAGCCTGAGGCTCATGCCTATAAATCACAGTTTTGAAGGCCTTGGCCAAGGTCCACGACCTCAAGAGCTCACAGGTTATGCAcctacattttcatttctttcaagcATTACTTGTTCTCACTTCAAAGTAGTTTAAGTTTTCATCACTTTTCTTGTACCCACGCTTCATTAAACCATTAATGGAGTTCGTTTGATCCAAGTTTAgcttcattttatctttctttccattgttctAGCAACGATTAGAAAGTTTTAAGTCCTTAGCTCGCAAAGGAACCAACGAACCatcacgaggccttaccctttggGCCAAGCACAATCACTTGAAAGAAGTCAGGTTTTGAGGCATGAAGGCCTTAAAAACAACTCGGACAGCGATCTTGTCCTGGCATGCCCGCAACACAAGCCGATCCCGTTTTTGCACTTTTGTGGAGAAACATCTATATACCAGAATACAGAGAAAATCAAAaccacaattttttgttttatcaaaaCCCACAAATCTTCGTACACAGAGAAATCGACTAGTCTCTACAAAATCAAGACCTGGGTCCTTGAGGAGGATGATGTAGTCGGCTGTTTCTTGGAACAGCTGGTCGAGTTTTTTTCGTAATCTCTAGTTTACATTTTATGTACCGACAAATATTAAGTTTTGTTTCATTAGGATATGATTTTAATGTGTATAAAACTACGACAAAAGCTTCGAATCGCTAAGTGAGTGCTTTCAGAAGTCCCTCATCCAGCCAAGACACTTGAATCATAAGCTTTTTGACAATAATTGAAAAAGAAGCTCACATTGTAATTTTGTGCATATGAATCTATGATAGAAGCATTCATATTAAACCAATCTTAACCCACCACAAAAGGCATTGACCTCTTTCCCCTTAGAGTTAGAAGCCATAGCCGTTACTTGAACTCACTAGTCTGAGCTATTTTTATACTTAATATTTGAAATCTTAAAACTAACAAAGTTTAAATAAGAATAATTTTCTAAACATTctatgcttcttcttttttaaacatCTAACTCCTTAAGCTTAAGTTTCACTAAACGTTTGATCCATGTTATTTAATGAAGTTATGTTTGTCTTTCTAATCTCGTTCCAAGtttggttcataatttttttactttgttgtttCTCTCACTATCGCAAATAAATAATCAAAGTatatttgatgcaaaattaatgaaaattcaaaaataaataacaaataaGATGAAATTGATAAGTTAATCTAaatcatccataactaagggggtgtttccggtagtgaaaaatttgtagatttttatatgtagttgaaaagttgttagatgtttctggtagtgaataaattgttgaaaaatgtccaGTTGTTTCCGATAGTGAACAAGCTGTTGATGGGTTTATGAGTaaagttactgtagcaaaaaaagtttttgttgacaattttttttaaaagtgaaaatgagatggtaaaatactgaaactttttggttaggaaaaacgagatggtaaaatgcattaaattttttactgttttttgttagtggaaacgccCCTTAACTAATAAAATACTAGTAATTTATATTTGTTGctaaataaaattataattGCGATGAGGATAAAacaaaaagactcaaaacatAATCTATTTAGaagggaatttttttgttttttaagaaTTTAATTTCACAGTGTTAGTGATTTAGGTAACGGAAGGGAGAATCTATGTAATAGTTTCAAAAGCAAGGGAGTCAATGTCATTTTAGAAACCTCAAGGGAAGTCTCTGTATTCGTCGGAAACCGCAGAGAAGGTAGATGTTAGTAAAATTTACCATggaagatttgtgaaaaaaaagaaaagaaaaaaaggaattgTGTCCCACATATTCAAATTCCAGGAAATGAAGGCATATTATGGATCCGGAATCCTGCAGTGAACAAAGTCACTACAGAATTTTAGTGAGCAATTTCAGCCGTCCGCAAATGTTTAAGGAAAATAACTCTtctacaaaagaaaataactatTCCCtattagattttattttaaatccgaaccgttgatTGTGGCTGAGATACTCATTATAGAGAGCATCATTTTTAATCCGAACCAGTCATTTATTAAGATATCAACATCTAGCTCTGGAATAGAGCGCATCATTTTCACGGTTTTTGTGCAGCTGCACCTCCCAACCCAGTCCAGCCTGTCCCTCAgctccttttcctttttcattgcTATGCCTATGGTGAGCTCCACACGGTGCTCATTGTCATAGACCCCATGTAATCATAAATAAGGTTTTTGACACGCAAAGCattttccttcctctctctctctctctctctctctctctctctctctctctcatttacaaATTGGTCCTTTTTCTCCTAAATGCCATTTCAATTCCCATGTTCTCACCGAAGAGGAGTAATTTCAAAGGGCATTTCGTCCAATCTGTAATCCACTTGTCCAAAGTCCACACTGTACATAAGCTGTAAACCCGTTTTGTTCTGTAGCTCAAAAAATAAGTGGCATCGACCCAATGAAAACTATACATCACTTAATGCTTCCCACACAACTAGATAGACTCAACCAAATTTATGCTTGGACGAACTTGCAAGCCACTTGGGTGGTTTGCTCTAACTTCCTTTAGTCTGACTAGGTCCAACTTTTCTGGCCCGACGTCCTTTGTGCCGAAAAACGGTGTGCTCCTATGTCGAGTGTATTTGGGCTATTAgattgtttgagtttttttatgttttaaaaattttgtatgatTCACGGTCGAAAAATGCACTCGACATAGGGGTATACTATTTTTTGGTACAGAGGATCTTGGGCGAACTTGTCTAACCCCCACTAAATAATGATATATGATGTTCTTGTTTtccctaaaaaataaaattattcttgTCCTTCACTGTccaatctctattataaaacagaatggtgtagggacaagttgttgcaatggttcaaatttgtttgatccaatggttgatgtatgctctccaactctcttaagaaagtgcccacaatctttcaaatattttacaaaatgccaTCTCTTCTTTAAACCAGCTTTTGTCGttggcataataaaaaaaaaaaaattcaactcctGTCTTTCGGGTCCtcctcgcctctctctctctctctctctctctctctcctatcatCTTTAGAATCCCCACCGAGATTTACAAATCCCGTCGGGAGCTAGGCCAAGAAACATTCTTtccgattatcaaaaaaagaagaaatattccTTTAGGATTTTTAATTTATTCCGATGAAGCTGGTTGAAGAAAGCTGTTTGAAAGTTGGGCCAAGAAAGTTCAGTAAAAGCAAAGGTAATgggtctaacaaagaaaccatttttGAAAACCGAGTGAAATAttcctttgggattttttttgagaGTTTTTGGTGTCTTTCTCTTCCAAGGTGCTAATGATGTTTAAATCTCAATCTAGCTGTTGTTTTGGGTGGAATTTGTGCCTATTCCGAGTGTTTAAgaaatttgggtgattttttttttgtgtgtgggtgggtgagtgtgttgttaaatgttacacataatcgagttttattattttgactcttttttgACATTCCGTTTTGAATGAtagtttagtagtatagtcCGCACCCACGTCCATGTGTTTTCAGacacttctttttatttttctttcttccttcctttttcTGTTATCATCGGATTGTCCATGCCTACATGTGTAGAAATTGATGTAAGTCTTGACAGAAATTGAATTTCAGATTAGTAACTCTATGGGTACATAATTTTCAGCAAATTGAGCCAATTCCAATCGGGGtaggtagtgccgtaggcacgggtaaaCACTATGCCTTCGATGATCGTTTACACTGAGGTATTTCAACTAAAGCCTGAGTTCTCTATAGCTTTTTTTGATAGCCCATTTTTTTCTCGCGGTCCGaactaattattttttactatttatatggttagtttatgacgtttgataactattagtgattgaagttacattgaggtttttgatttctgaattttaatatgttctttcatttctgcAAATGAGTTTAATGTATGTGGTGGGGAATCCATAATAGtgctattttaacttttttatttgGCATTTACTgggatttcaaaagcaaattgacagttctttgtagctagcttaaaagtttagttggggGAGTGTCGTAAGTACgagtaattctctttcgtgccactaaaAAGAGAATCACATattacacactaatgaattaatttagtgtttgagccactagctaaCAAG
Proteins encoded in this region:
- the LOC131301531 gene encoding protein PHOSPHATE-INDUCED 1-like, which translates into the protein MAYFVPQLLILISLFQLSLAARKLTELVQDQPNTLMHYHNGPLLSGKMPVNLIWYGKFTPSQRAIVSDFVTSLSSPPPQTQPSVAAWWKTTEKYYKLAKSKKPSSLSLSLGKQILDENYSLGKSLTQKQIVQLASKGDQMNAINVVLTSADVTVDGFCMSRCGTHGSSKGNVQAKGENYKFAYIWVGNSETQCPGQCAWPYHQPIYGPQNPPLVAPNQDVGMDGMVINLASLLAGTATNPFGNGYYQGPADAPLEAASGCPGVYAKGAFPGYAGDLLVDRTTGASYNANGANGRKYLVPALFDPTTLTCSTLV